The nucleotide window GGTTAAACCGCTTTATCTCCAATACCGGTTTGTGTTCGAGACGGGAAGCCGATGAGTACATCAAGCAGGGACTGATAAAAGTAAACGGAGAGGTCGTTACAGAAATGGGAGTTAAGGTAAATCCTGGCGATGAAGTTTGCTTTAAAGATAAAATACTGAGCAGCCAGCGTAAGATATACCTCTTATTGAATAAACCCAAGGGTTTTGTTACTTCAGTGGATGAACCCCAGGGTAAAAAAATAGTGATGGATCTGGTACGTAGCGCTTGTAAAGAAAGGATATACCCTGTTGGCCGTCTGGATAAGATGACTACCGGTGTATTGTTGTTTACTAATGACGGGGATCTCTCGCTTAAGCTTACCCATCCGTCCAACAGGATGCGTAAAGTTTATCAGGTAACCCTAGATAAACCACTTTCCGGAGAAGATCTGGAAAAACTAGCCAAAGGTATTGAACTGGAAGACGGATTTATCGCTTTTGATTCCGTTGCTTACACAGATCAGGATAACCATACCCAAATAGGGGTTGAGATACATTCCGGAAAAAACAGGATCGTACGACGTATGTTTGAAGCCGTAGGTTATAAGGTAATGAAATTAGACCGTGTATATTTTGCCGGATTAACCAGGAAAGGGTTGAAACGGGGAAAATGGCGTTTCTTAAGCCCTGAAGAAGTGGCTTTCTTAAAAATGATGCCTTCGGGATAATGAATGATTTGAACTAATCAGAATTTAGAAATAATATCTGTCAGGATAATTTCAAATAAGGATGTTACCAACGTAACATCCTTATTTGATTAATAGGGGGCATCTATAGATCGTTGGTATTTTTGATCTGTTCCCACTTATCCCGGATGTTTTCCTCTCCTTTAAAATATTCCACCCGGGCATTTTTATCAAATGTTTCCATTGTCGGAGCAATTAATAATTTATTGGAATCAGGGTATTCACATACATCATGTCCGATATAGGTCCTGATATCCAGAAAAACACAAGCTTCCGTTGTGTGATTGTATAACTGGTGCGCTCCTGTTTCCCCATTTCAAAA belongs to Bacteroidales bacterium and includes:
- a CDS encoding rRNA pseudouridine synthase, producing the protein MDNRNDWKRASGPGASSRSEKYGNERRGIRDGKNSSPRMYEGNSYNKSDNYGNRIQDTDYNYERGGSSGYDSGYIDLNSAVDSVPAKRKRKRIVKDNNTSSVPDKPYQKVVLKRKVGKKPLPPLKKKIKPVAPLYPDVVFDKPIRLNRFISNTGLCSRREADEYIKQGLIKVNGEVVTEMGVKVNPGDEVCFKDKILSSQRKIYLLLNKPKGFVTSVDEPQGKKIVMDLVRSACKERIYPVGRLDKMTTGVLLFTNDGDLSLKLTHPSNRMRKVYQVTLDKPLSGEDLEKLAKGIELEDGFIAFDSVAYTDQDNHTQIGVEIHSGKNRIVRRMFEAVGYKVMKLDRVYFAGLTRKGLKRGKWRFLSPEEVAFLKMMPSG